In one Plasmodium falciparum 3D7 genome assembly, chromosome: 14 genomic region, the following are encoded:
- a CDS encoding selenoprotein yields the protein MDTNENMKNVKDMMSFTTKNIIYIFIGISLLIFIYKILKKNKKDAEVKRNNEISIKMKLSREKQLQELDKEMMINKEKMKEQNIKKNEEKKKDADQAKPKLGSKDNSSFNHLNDYSNYYRPSLKNRYNNRKSUR from the exons atggacacaaatgaaaatatgaaaaatgtaaAGGATATGATGTCCTTTACCacaaagaatataatatatatctttatcggaatatcattattaatatttatatataagatattaaaaaagaataaaaaagatgCAGAAGTTAAAAGGAATAATGAAATaagtataaaaatgaaattatcaCGAGAAAAACAATTACAAGAATTAGATAAAGAAATGATGATtaacaaagaaaaaatgaaagaacaaaatattaaaaaaaatgaagagaaaaaaaaagatgcaGACCAAGCAAAACCAAAGTTGGGTTCTAAAGACAATTCATCATTTAATCATTTAAATGATTACTCAAATTATTATAGGCCGTCATTAAAAAATAG gtaCAATAATCGCAAATCCTGACGATAA